A genomic region of Waddliaceae bacterium contains the following coding sequences:
- the folD gene encoding bifunctional methylenetetrahydrofolate dehydrogenase/methenyltetrahydrofolate cyclohydrolase FolD has product MTTILDGKATAIQIEEELKSIIAASSGRQPCLALILVGENPASKVYVSTKKRKCEALGILSIIHDFPDTIDEKTILTTIATLNADDTVDGILVQLPLPNHIDALKVCSAVSPEKDVDGFHPTNVGKLLLGNDDGFISCTPYGISTLMERYGIETSGKHAVIVGRSNIVGKPMAAILMQKSPHGNATVTVANSRTPNLKEVCRSADILISAIGSPHFITADMVKNDAIVIDVGINKVTDTTKPRGYKLTGDVDFENVAKKTAFITPVPGGIGPMTVAMLLTNTIKAYKQHMSKAPR; this is encoded by the coding sequence ATGACAACAATCCTCGACGGAAAAGCCACCGCCATACAGATCGAAGAAGAGCTCAAAAGCATCATCGCTGCATCTTCAGGACGCCAACCATGCCTAGCCCTTATCCTCGTAGGCGAAAACCCCGCCTCTAAAGTATATGTCTCCACCAAGAAGAGAAAATGCGAAGCCCTAGGGATACTCTCTATAATCCATGATTTCCCCGATACCATCGACGAAAAAACAATACTAACCACCATCGCCACCCTCAACGCCGATGATACCGTCGACGGGATCCTTGTACAACTCCCCCTTCCAAACCATATCGACGCACTAAAAGTATGCAGCGCAGTATCCCCAGAAAAAGACGTCGATGGCTTCCACCCAACAAACGTCGGGAAACTCCTCCTCGGAAACGACGACGGCTTCATATCATGTACCCCCTACGGAATAAGTACGCTAATGGAACGGTACGGCATAGAAACATCAGGGAAACACGCCGTCATCGTCGGAAGAAGCAACATCGTCGGGAAACCCATGGCAGCAATCCTCATGCAAAAATCCCCACACGGCAACGCCACCGTCACCGTCGCCAACAGCAGAACGCCAAACCTCAAAGAAGTGTGCCGCTCAGCAGATATCCTCATCAGCGCAATAGGGTCGCCACACTTCATCACCGCCGACATGGTAAAAAATGACGCCATAGTAATCGACGTAGGGATAAATAAAGTCACAGATACAACAAAACCACGCGGATACAAACTCACCGGCGATGTCGACTTCGAAAATGTCGCAAAAAAAACAGCCTTCATAACACCAGTACCCGGCGGAATCGGACCCATGACAGTCGCTATGCTACTCACAAATACTATCAAAGCATACAAACAACATATGTCAAAGGCTCCGCGCTAG